A portion of the Punica granatum isolate Tunisia-2019 chromosome 7, ASM765513v2, whole genome shotgun sequence genome contains these proteins:
- the LOC116213196 gene encoding uncharacterized protein LOC116213196, translated as MKLEILSGYRMASKTCSSVNRLCSIAVLAVLLIGAGFLGSLGAKLLISVALTSVVLLSTSLLFMSSKQNSSGQTKYVEPLEPKYEQCSAPMKEDRVAEEQEDCNGQFDDSLASESECINPSSTSEDSEVDWPLDRTPECSDGSISDEESLIEIAIPSGHYIVGRKEDPEHHKFYKKKMPDFFPDSVFQGNSLIDLLGEMNEEDNLIEIDISAGSIKCSRFGIKA; from the coding sequence ATGAAACTGGAGATACTCTCCGGCTATCGGATGGCGTCGAAAACATGCTCGTCTGTAAACCGACTATGTTCGATTGCTGTCCTCGCTGTGCTCCTCATTGGTGCCGGTTTTTTGGGCTCTTTGGGTGCCAAGCTACTTATCTCAGTTGCCCTAACATCGGTAGTTTTGCTCTCGACCTCTCTCCTCTTCATGTCTTCAAAGCAAAACTCATCAGGGCAGACAAAGTATGTGGAACCTTTGGAGCCAAAGTATGAGCAGTGTTCTGCACCGATGAAGGAAGACCGAGTAGCAGAGGAACAAGAAGACTGTAATGGGCAATTTGATGATTCTTTGGCATCCGAGAGCGAATGCATAAACCCCTCGTCGACAAGCGAGGATTCGGAGGTTGATTGGCCATTGGATCGAACCCCTGAGTGCTCCGATGGTTCGATCTCTGACGAGGAGAGCCTCATTGAGATAGCCATTCCAAGCGGGCACTATATTGTCGGTCGCAAGGAAGACCCCGAACACCACAAGTTCTACAAGAAGAAGATGCCAGACTTCTTCCCAGATTCAGTTTTCCAAGGAAACAGCCTCATAGACCTGCTGGGCGAGATGAACGAGGAGGATAACTTGATCGAGATCGACATATCAGCAGGATCGATCAAGTGCTCAAGGTTCGGGATCAAAGCTTGA